A single genomic interval of Rhodopseudomonas palustris harbors:
- a CDS encoding acyltransferase family protein, with amino-acid sequence MKVSLAVMVIATHSVLTSYGQAADAAMWDTPARPFLRSVLPMFFGVSGFLVAASLDRCKTLIKFFGLRAIRIFPALAVEVLLSAFLIGPMLTTLAWSDYFTDKLFFLYLLNAIGEIHYLLPGVFHDNPKPDIVNAQLWTVPFELYTYGAVGLLAIAGVQRYRILGPISVVALIVFHFVARLWWHGWQYLPFSGNVPGFALMISGIVGLSLYYYRYEIPWRWPLFWCATAIALLGLYSRYGGEYFGALVVPYVAIFLGLTTPRRLAIVRDRDYSYGMYLYGFVIQQTFVATIPSGRVWWINILVCVPLAAILAAMSWHFVERPAQQLKSLVGSLETQYLRIMRRTTVVPRSAPVRADA; translated from the coding sequence ATGAAAGTCTCGCTCGCGGTCATGGTGATCGCGACGCACAGCGTTCTGACGAGCTATGGACAGGCAGCGGACGCAGCGATGTGGGATACGCCGGCGCGCCCGTTTCTACGATCTGTGCTTCCGATGTTCTTCGGAGTGAGCGGATTTCTGGTCGCCGCCAGTCTGGATCGTTGCAAGACGCTCATCAAATTCTTTGGTCTTCGGGCGATCAGAATATTCCCAGCGCTTGCCGTAGAGGTGCTGCTGTCCGCGTTTCTGATCGGCCCGATGCTGACGACGCTCGCTTGGAGCGACTATTTCACCGATAAGCTGTTCTTCCTCTATCTCCTCAACGCGATTGGAGAGATCCACTATCTCCTTCCAGGCGTGTTTCACGACAATCCCAAGCCCGACATCGTGAACGCTCAGCTCTGGACCGTCCCTTTTGAGTTGTACACCTATGGGGCGGTCGGTCTGTTGGCGATTGCCGGCGTGCAACGCTATCGCATCTTGGGCCCTATCTCGGTCGTTGCGCTGATCGTATTTCATTTCGTCGCCCGCCTGTGGTGGCACGGATGGCAATATCTGCCATTCAGCGGCAACGTTCCGGGCTTCGCTCTGATGATCTCAGGGATCGTCGGCTTGTCGCTTTACTACTACCGTTACGAGATTCCGTGGCGTTGGCCCCTGTTCTGGTGTGCCACGGCGATTGCGCTGCTCGGTTTGTACTCCCGATACGGCGGCGAATATTTCGGCGCGCTGGTCGTCCCCTACGTCGCGATCTTTCTCGGCCTCACCACGCCGCGGCGCCTCGCGATCGTTCGCGATCGCGATTACTCATACGGGATGTATCTGTACGGATTCGTTATCCAACAGACCTTCGTGGCCACGATTCCGTCCGGTCGCGTCTGGTGGATCAACATCCTGGTATGCGTGCCGCTCGCAGCGATCCTCGCCGCGATGTCGTGGCACTTTGTGGAGCGTCCCGCTCAGCAACTGAAGTCTCTGGTCGGGTCCCTTGAAACGCAATATCTGCGGATCATGCGCAGGACCACGGTAGTCCCCCGCAGCGCTCCCGTGAGAGCGGATGCGTGA